One Nitrosomonas sp. PY1 DNA window includes the following coding sequences:
- a CDS encoding NYN domain-containing protein — protein sequence MEHQKRRVACFVDGFNLYHSIDELRENQKTLHYLKWLDLKKLVNALIIQSKETITDIHYFSAYAVWLPDAVARHKQYVMALKSVGVNIKLGQFKNKSRSCKQCKSEWIGHEEKESDVNFAVELLNRTWKKEFDKAIIITADTDIVPVLQMIKKDHPDLELTAAIPEKRYGKAIALREACHNSMRIKKKHLENSLFSETIVDSTGKILVTCPLKYKQNY from the coding sequence ATGGAACATCAAAAACGACGAGTGGCTTGTTTTGTTGATGGTTTCAATCTTTATCATTCAATTGATGAGCTTCGTGAAAATCAGAAAACACTCCATTACCTAAAGTGGTTAGATTTAAAAAAGCTTGTCAACGCTCTCATCATACAATCCAAAGAAACGATAACAGATATTCATTATTTTTCTGCGTATGCAGTTTGGTTACCTGATGCAGTTGCAAGACATAAGCAGTATGTTATGGCTCTTAAGTCAGTCGGGGTGAATATTAAGCTCGGACAATTTAAGAATAAATCTCGCTCATGTAAGCAATGCAAGTCAGAATGGATAGGTCACGAAGAAAAAGAGAGTGATGTTAATTTCGCTGTAGAACTGTTGAATCGTACATGGAAGAAAGAATTTGATAAAGCCATAATTATTACTGCTGATACTGATATTGTTCCTGTCTTACAAATGATTAAGAAAGACCATCCAGATCTTGAATTAACAGCTGCAATTCCAGAAAAGCGCTATGGAAAAGCTATAGCCCTTAGAGAAGCCTGCCACAATTCAATGCGTATAAAGAAAAAGCATCTGGAAAATAGTTTATTTTCGGAAACTATAGTTGATAGCACAGGAAAAATTCTTGTGACGTGTCCATTAAAATACAAACAAAATTATTGA
- the gcvT gene encoding glycine cleavage system aminomethyltransferase GcvT yields the protein MLKTTPLNQTHRDMNAKMVDFGGWDMPLHYGSQLDEHHKVRQDAGMFDVSHMLPVDIKGNHVRDFLRRLVANNVDKLTVPGKALYSCMLTPQGGIIDDLIIYFLSETWFRIVVNAGTADKDVAWIQKQRDDYATDLEIIPRRDLAMIAVQGPNAREKVWQVIAGSQVATETLKQFQSVEVGSYFIARTGYTGEDGFEIILPAAEAPKFWQALHAVGVAPAGLGARDTLRLEAGMNLYGQDMDETKHPMESGLAWTVDLKADRDFIGKQALSDTPITHHLVGLALLDRGVLRSHQQVVMRRDDVEHQGEITSGGFSPTMNQSIALARVPIAVSVGDEVDVVVRDKKLRAKVVKYPFVRNGKVLI from the coding sequence GTGTTAAAAACGACACCTCTTAATCAAACCCATCGTGACATGAACGCCAAAATGGTGGATTTTGGTGGCTGGGATATGCCGCTGCACTATGGTTCGCAGCTTGATGAGCATCATAAAGTACGCCAGGATGCCGGTATGTTTGACGTGTCACATATGTTACCGGTAGATATCAAAGGTAATCATGTTCGGGATTTTTTGCGTCGGTTGGTCGCTAATAATGTTGATAAACTGACTGTTCCAGGCAAAGCACTTTATTCCTGCATGCTGACGCCACAGGGCGGTATTATTGACGATCTGATCATTTATTTTTTATCCGAGACGTGGTTTCGAATCGTAGTTAATGCCGGTACTGCGGATAAAGACGTTGCTTGGATACAAAAACAGCGTGATGATTATGCGACTGACTTGGAAATTATACCGCGCCGAGATTTGGCGATGATTGCGGTACAAGGCCCCAACGCTCGTGAAAAAGTCTGGCAAGTAATTGCTGGATCGCAAGTTGCTACCGAAACATTAAAACAATTCCAATCGGTTGAAGTGGGTTCGTATTTTATTGCTCGCACCGGCTATACTGGAGAGGATGGTTTTGAGATTATTTTACCGGCTGCTGAAGCGCCGAAATTCTGGCAAGCTTTACATGCTGTCGGTGTTGCACCTGCTGGATTGGGCGCGCGAGATACATTGCGCTTGGAGGCCGGTATGAATTTATACGGCCAGGATATGGATGAAACCAAGCATCCGATGGAGTCAGGTTTGGCCTGGACGGTTGATTTGAAAGCGGATCGTGACTTTATCGGCAAGCAGGCGTTATCAGATACTCCAATCACGCATCATCTTGTCGGATTGGCGCTGTTAGATCGTGGTGTGTTGCGCAGCCATCAACAGGTGGTGATGCGGCGCGACGACGTGGAACATCAAGGGGAAATCACGAGTGGTGGTTTTTCACCCACAATGAATCAATCGATTGCTTTAGCGCGTGTGCCCATTGCAGTTTCAGTTGGTGACGAAGTGGATGTCGTCGTGCGCGATAAAAAGCTGCGTGCTAAAGTGGTAAAATATCCTTTCGTACGTAACGGAAAAGTGCTGATTTAA
- a CDS encoding TIGR03032 family protein, producing the protein MSSNDTAQSPAISATIPTPILEINGSRQFLSWLAEQRLSIAFTTYQIGKVYFIGLKPDSTLSVFERSFNRCMGLCTTSNGLYMSALYQVWRFENILQAGQRQDGFDRLYRPQIGYTTGDLDIHDMAVDSNGRLIFVNTLFGCLATLSDTHSFRPIWQPFFLNKLAAEDRCHLNGLAMKDGQPAYVTAISQSNVVDGWRDHRANGGIVMDVARNEIVCSGLSMPHSPRWHQGKLWLLNSGTGDFGYVDLNTGRFESVCFCPGYMRGLSFCGNFALVGLSKSRENRTFSGLALDNNLRLHRIEARCGIQVVDLRTGDIVHWFHMEGVVRELYDVVALPEIRCPMALGFKTDEIRRLLNIEDSLVPSN; encoded by the coding sequence GTGAGTTCAAATGATACCGCTCAATCCCCAGCTATTTCAGCAACGATACCAACACCAATACTTGAGATTAATGGCTCGCGCCAGTTTTTATCGTGGCTGGCGGAGCAGCGTCTATCGATTGCATTTACCACTTACCAAATCGGAAAAGTTTATTTCATCGGTTTGAAACCGGATAGCACTTTATCTGTTTTTGAGCGCAGTTTTAATCGTTGCATGGGCTTGTGTACTACCAGCAACGGATTGTATATGAGTGCTCTGTACCAAGTATGGCGGTTTGAAAACATATTGCAAGCAGGGCAGCGGCAAGATGGCTTTGATCGACTCTATAGACCACAAATAGGTTATACCACCGGCGATCTGGATATTCATGATATGGCGGTGGATAGCAATGGCCGACTGATATTCGTTAATACGCTCTTTGGTTGTTTAGCTACATTAAGTGATACACACAGCTTTAGGCCAATATGGCAGCCGTTCTTTCTCAATAAATTAGCAGCGGAAGACCGTTGTCATTTGAATGGTTTGGCGATGAAAGACGGACAACCTGCATATGTTACTGCGATCAGTCAAAGCAATGTTGTGGATGGTTGGCGTGATCATCGCGCTAACGGCGGTATCGTCATGGATGTTGCGCGCAACGAAATTGTTTGTTCAGGGTTATCGATGCCACATTCGCCACGCTGGCATCAAGGTAAGTTATGGTTATTGAACTCAGGTACTGGTGATTTTGGCTATGTTGATTTGAATACTGGGCGGTTCGAATCAGTGTGCTTTTGTCCAGGCTATATGCGTGGATTGAGTTTTTGCGGTAATTTTGCATTGGTGGGTTTATCCAAATCACGCGAAAACAGAACCTTTAGTGGCTTGGCTTTGGACAATAATCTTAGGTTGCACCGGATCGAAGCGCGATGCGGTATCCAAGTGGTCGATTTACGTACTGGCGATATTGTTCATTGGTTTCACATGGAGGGTGTTGTTAGAGAACTCTATGATGTAGTTGCTCTGCCGGAGATACGCTGTCCCATGGCGCTTGGCTTTAAAACGGATGAAATCCGTAGATTGCTGAACATTGAGGATTCGCTCGTACCTTCAAATTAA
- a CDS encoding NADH:flavin oxidoreductase/NADH oxidase, producing the protein MSSLFESFKLKDVTLRNRIAVPPMCQYSAIDGVPNDWHFAHYSGLARGGAGLVIVEATGVSSDGRITNACTGLWNDEQAIEHAKIAKSIKKAGAVPGIQIAHAGMKASANKPWEGDDHIPADHPDAWRTIAPSAVSFGTEALNRVPRAMTKDDISRVQNDFVAAARRSLDVGYEWLELHFAHGYLAQSFFSRHNNQRTDEYGRQAGNLGRYLLETVRAVRKVWPENLPFTMRFGVLEFDGHDEETLQEAISLTRKFKEDGLDFMSVSIGFTTPKAKIPWGPAFLAPYARRIKEEACIPVGSAWGFDTPSLADASIRNGDLDIVFVGRAHLANPHWAYRAALDLGIKQPEQILPDQYKFWLERYHMRNA; encoded by the coding sequence ATGAGTTCTTTGTTTGAATCGTTTAAGTTAAAAGATGTAACCTTACGCAACCGTATTGCTGTGCCGCCTATGTGTCAGTATTCTGCTATTGATGGCGTGCCTAATGACTGGCATTTTGCGCATTATTCAGGGCTTGCAAGAGGTGGAGCAGGGTTGGTTATTGTAGAAGCGACCGGAGTTTCCTCGGATGGCCGGATTACGAATGCCTGCACAGGACTATGGAATGACGAACAAGCTATTGAGCATGCAAAAATCGCTAAGTCGATTAAAAAAGCGGGTGCAGTTCCCGGGATTCAGATTGCCCATGCAGGTATGAAGGCCAGTGCAAATAAGCCCTGGGAAGGAGATGATCATATTCCTGCCGATCATCCAGATGCATGGAGAACGATTGCACCTTCTGCTGTTTCGTTTGGAACCGAGGCGCTAAACCGTGTGCCACGAGCCATGACAAAAGATGATATTTCCCGTGTGCAAAATGATTTTGTAGCAGCGGCTAGGCGGTCTCTGGATGTTGGTTATGAGTGGTTGGAATTACACTTTGCGCATGGTTATCTGGCACAGAGTTTTTTTTCTCGTCACAATAATCAACGTACCGATGAATATGGCAGGCAAGCAGGAAATCTTGGCCGGTACTTACTGGAAACCGTGAGAGCGGTGCGCAAGGTTTGGCCTGAAAATCTGCCCTTTACGATGCGTTTTGGTGTGCTGGAATTCGATGGTCACGATGAAGAAACACTTCAGGAAGCAATTAGTTTGACAAGAAAATTCAAAGAGGATGGTCTTGATTTTATGAGCGTAAGCATAGGTTTTACAACACCCAAAGCAAAAATTCCTTGGGGGCCGGCCTTCCTGGCGCCTTACGCTAGACGTATAAAAGAAGAAGCCTGTATACCTGTCGGATCAGCCTGGGGCTTTGATACGCCTTCACTTGCCGATGCTTCTATTCGTAATGGAGACCTGGATATCGTATTCGTTGGTCGTGCGCATTTGGCAAACCCACATTGGGCTTACAGAGCAGCTCTCGATCTTGGTATTAAACAGCCTGAACAAATACTTCCTGATCAGTACAAATTCTGGCTGGAGCGTTATCACATGCGTAATGCCTAG
- a CDS encoding ferritin-like domain-containing protein — protein sequence MSNEGYHEPIDELSEKTRDMHRAIVSLMEELEAVDWYNQRVDACKDPELKAILAHNRDEEKEHAAMVLEWIRRQDPRFDQELKDYLFTDKELGGHH from the coding sequence ATGTCTAATGAAGGTTATCATGAACCCATTGATGAGCTATCCGAAAAAACCCGTGACATGCACCGGGCAATCGTATCGTTAATGGAAGAATTGGAAGCAGTCGATTGGTACAATCAACGCGTTGATGCATGCAAGGACCCAGAACTTAAGGCCATTCTCGCGCACAATCGCGACGAGGAAAAGGAACACGCCGCCATGGTCTTGGAATGGATTCGCCGACAAGATCCCAGATTTGATCAAGAATTAAAGGATTATTTATTCACCGACAAAGAACTGGGCGGACATCATTGA
- a CDS encoding integrin alpha, whose protein sequence is MTTVFDLATLNGRNGFKVANAGNGVSNAGDVNGDGFGDIVIGGNASDNNGNQYFTNYVVFGKSSSFNAVFDPSTLNGGNGFQVRASYSNFATTAGDFNGDGFDDVLVNGHTYSNISAYIVLGKASGFSANTEDIFSIPADKDSLIKIDTVGMGSGNESDFFQVRSAGDVNGDGIDDVIIGYNGGAYNGVSKIVFGQSVFSSGYFPALDGTNGFFVKGTGDDSAGLGGDALGASVSGVGDMNGDGFDDVIIGSPYEFWTTSSNTKGSSYVIFGKASAFDVTVNPADLDGSNGFRLDGVADKDFSGNSVSNAGDVNGDGFDDLIIGAPDADIHGYDSGSSYVVFGKSSGFDAAFDLADLDGSNGFRLDGLAERDYLGSSVSNAGDVNGDGFSDVLISASGADNHGTDSGSVYVVFGKSTGFTGVLDLANLASNAGFRIDGQNAGDRLGSTNTGDAVSAAGDINKDGFSDLMVASMSSQTSYVIFGRSDFANTETEKLIKGTHKSDKLIGTAAAERFEAGNGNDTMIGRGGADSYLGGNGNDYIRVSDLNFKLVDGGRGSDTLGIAAVDANLDLANFSGKIKGIEKINLYGSSGSDNGLTLNKIQLKALSNTTNKLIVEGNTGDYVHVTDDGWHDKGIHNGYHTYTNADAQLLVGVNVAVDFGLIVA, encoded by the coding sequence ATGACAACAGTTTTTGATTTGGCGACGCTCAATGGTCGTAACGGTTTTAAGGTAGCTAACGCCGGGAATGGTGTTAGTAACGCTGGGGATGTGAATGGCGATGGTTTTGGCGATATCGTAATCGGTGGTAATGCGTCTGATAATAATGGAAACCAATATTTTACGAATTATGTGGTTTTTGGTAAAAGCTCTTCATTCAATGCGGTTTTTGATCCCTCTACTTTGAATGGCGGGAATGGTTTTCAGGTGCGTGCTAGTTATTCCAATTTTGCAACTACCGCGGGTGATTTCAATGGTGATGGTTTCGATGATGTACTTGTGAATGGTCATACGTACAGTAATATAAGCGCCTATATAGTATTGGGTAAGGCATCGGGATTCAGTGCGAATACGGAAGACATATTTTCGATACCGGCTGATAAAGACAGCCTTATTAAGATTGATACGGTAGGAATGGGAAGCGGCAATGAATCTGATTTTTTCCAAGTTAGGAGTGCTGGGGATGTGAATGGCGATGGTATCGATGACGTCATTATAGGTTATAACGGTGGTGCGTATAACGGTGTGAGCAAAATCGTTTTTGGTCAAAGTGTTTTTTCTAGTGGGTATTTTCCGGCGCTGGATGGGACTAACGGTTTTTTTGTAAAAGGCACAGGCGATGATTCTGCTGGGTTGGGTGGTGATGCGTTAGGTGCTTCGGTTAGCGGAGTCGGAGATATGAATGGCGATGGCTTTGATGACGTGATTATCGGGTCGCCTTATGAATTCTGGACTACGAGTAGTAATACCAAGGGTTCGAGTTATGTCATATTTGGTAAAGCCTCTGCATTTGATGTAACGGTCAATCCGGCCGATCTCGATGGCAGCAATGGTTTTCGTCTGGACGGTGTGGCAGATAAGGATTTTTCAGGGAATTCGGTTAGCAATGCGGGTGATGTCAATGGCGATGGTTTTGATGACTTGATAATCGGCGCCCCGGATGCTGATATCCATGGCTACGATTCGGGTTCGAGTTATGTCGTGTTTGGTAAATCCTCTGGTTTTGATGCAGCTTTCGATTTGGCCGATCTCGATGGTAGCAATGGTTTTCGTCTGGACGGTCTGGCAGAAAGGGACTATTTAGGAAGCTCGGTCAGCAATGCTGGTGATGTCAACGGTGATGGTTTTTCTGATGTGTTGATATCGGCGTCAGGGGCCGATAATCATGGTACCGATTCGGGTTCTGTGTATGTCGTTTTCGGTAAATCTACCGGTTTTACTGGAGTGTTGGATTTGGCGAATTTGGCGAGCAATGCGGGATTCCGTATTGATGGACAGAATGCTGGAGACCGTTTGGGTTCGACTAACACGGGAGATGCTGTTAGTGCAGCAGGCGACATCAATAAAGACGGTTTTTCCGATCTGATGGTGGCGAGTATGAGTTCACAAACCAGCTATGTCATTTTTGGCCGCAGTGATTTCGCAAATACAGAAACTGAAAAGCTTATAAAAGGCACCCATAAAAGCGACAAGCTCATCGGTACCGCTGCTGCAGAGCGTTTCGAAGCGGGCAATGGCAACGATACTATGATCGGACGAGGTGGAGCCGATAGCTATTTGGGTGGTAACGGAAACGACTACATTCGCGTGAGCGATTTGAATTTCAAATTGGTCGATGGTGGTAGAGGCAGCGATACATTAGGGATAGCTGCGGTCGATGCGAACCTGGATTTGGCGAACTTCTCTGGCAAGATTAAAGGTATTGAGAAGATTAATTTGTATGGCTCTTCCGGTAGCGATAATGGTTTGACTTTGAATAAAATCCAGCTAAAAGCATTGTCGAACACCACTAACAAGCTCATCGTCGAAGGTAATACAGGCGATTATGTGCATGTAACCGACGATGGGTGGCACGATAAAGGAATTCATAACGGTTATCATACCTATACGAATGCAGATGCCCAATTGCTGGTGGGGGTCAATGTCGCGGTAGATTTCGGTTTAATCGTTGCGTAG
- the gcvH gene encoding glycine cleavage system protein GcvH, which translates to MQVPADLKYSKSHEWVKSENDGTVTVGITSHAQELLGDMVFIELPEVGRTLRQKEECAVAESVKAAADVYAPISGEVVAVNSPLADTPEKINEDAFSAWLFKIKPSNPSELDGLLSASAYTELVENEEH; encoded by the coding sequence ATGCAAGTTCCCGCAGATTTAAAATATAGTAAATCCCACGAGTGGGTCAAATCCGAAAATGATGGTACCGTGACGGTTGGAATCACCAGCCATGCTCAAGAATTGTTGGGAGATATGGTGTTTATTGAGTTACCCGAAGTCGGTCGCACTTTGAGGCAAAAAGAGGAGTGTGCAGTAGCTGAATCGGTTAAAGCCGCCGCAGATGTTTACGCACCGATCTCTGGTGAAGTTGTTGCAGTTAATTCACCTTTAGCGGATACACCTGAAAAAATTAATGAAGACGCTTTTTCAGCTTGGCTTTTTAAAATCAAACCGAGCAACCCTTCAGAACTTGACGGTTTATTGAGCGCCTCGGCTTATACTGAATTGGTGGAAAACGAAGAACACTAA